A single window of Nicotiana sylvestris chromosome 5, ASM39365v2, whole genome shotgun sequence DNA harbors:
- the LOC104246289 gene encoding PLAT domain-containing protein 3, with product MGVAAHFNHFWFLLFIIFFSFSISSISGSDDDCVYTAYVRTSSIIKGGTDSIISLTLYDADGYGIRIKNLEAWGGLMGPGYNYFERGNLDIFSGRGPCLTGPVCKMNLTSDGTGPGHGWYCNYVEVTVTGVHKACNQQNFEVEQWLATDASPYQLTAIRDNCNKTKSDEKLSISDVYGTHSTPHVSVI from the exons ATGGGAGTAGCAGCTCATTTCAACCATTTCTGGTTCCTTctcttcatcatcttcttctctTTCTCCATCTCCTCCATTTCCGGATCC GATGATGATTGCGTGTACACAGCTTACGTTCGAACGAGTTCAATAATAAAGGGGGGAACCGATTCGATTATCAGTTTGACTCTCTACGATGCCGACGGATATGGCATTAGAATCAAGAACCTCGAGGCTTGGGGTGGGCTTATGGGCCCAGGTTACAACTATTTCGAGAGAGGAAATTTGGATATCTTCAGTGGTCGAGGCCCATGTTTGACTGGGCCTGTCTGCAAGATGAACTTGACTTCCGACGGGACTGGCCCAGGCCATGGATGGTACTGTAACTACGTGGAGGTCACCGTCACCGGAGTCCATAAAGCATGCAACCAACAGAATTTCGAAGTGGAGCAGTGGCTCGCTACTGATGCGTCGCCTTATCAGCTCACGGCTATTAGAGACAACTGTAATAAGACCAAGTCCGATGAGAAACTGTCCATTTCCGATGTCTACGGAACTCATTCCACTCCACATGTTTCTGTGATTTAA
- the LOC138869300 gene encoding uncharacterized protein — protein sequence MALASQSQNSVKRYFTKAPKPNLASHTQPIQLENINHLEVPSSNEFDLDSLKFDPGERTQILDFHPNHRDIIRREYLRQCPCQPRLHNFPKTNFSGSMRRFNPKWFDDEYHDWLEYSVSKDASYCLYCYLFKDNNIHQGGGDVFSSIGFKSWHKKKSFDKHGSSSIHNESKKKCQDLRQQRSIQSSFERQSNQLKHEYWIRLTASVNVVRLLITQGLAF from the exons ATGGCATTGGCATCCCAG TCTCAAAATTCAGTGAAGAGGTATTTTACCAAAGCACCAAAACCAAATTTGGCTTCTCATACTCAACCTATCCAGTTGGAGAATATAAACCATTTAGAAGTACCATCTTCTAATGAATTTGATTTGGATTCTTTAAAGTTTGATCCGGGGGAAAGAACTCAAATCTTGGACTTCCATCCAAATCATCGTGATATTATTAGGAGAGAATACCTTCGACAATGTCCTTGTCAACCTCGGCTTCATAACTTTCCTAAAACAAATTTTTCTGGATCAATGCGTCGATTTAATCCTAAATGGTTTGATGATGAATATCATGATTGGTTGGAGTACAGTGTAAGTAAAGATGCATCATATTGTTTGTATTGTTATCTATTTAAAGATAATAATATTCATCAAGGCGGAGGTGATGTATTTTCAAGTATAGGGTTTAAGAGTTGGCATAAAAAGAAAAGTTTTGATAAACATGGATCGAGTAGCATTCACAATGAGTCAAAAAAGAAATGCCAAGATTTGCGGCAACAACGGTCTATTCAATCTTCATTTGAAAGGCAATCTAATCAACTTAAGCATGAGTATTGGATTCGCTTAACTGCTTCAGTTAATGTAGTAAGGCTTCTTATAACTCAAGGATTAGCATTTTGA
- the LOC138869301 gene encoding uncharacterized protein → MTSPIIQKDIVTACKIETTKAIVEELNGDYFALLVDESFDTSRKEQMAIVLRYVDRMGFVMERLIDVVHVQNTCASSLKSAIVNLLDQHSLSLSYVRGQCYDGASNMQGEINGLKMLIKRESRSAHSIHCFAHQLQLTLVAVSKKCLQVGELVVLVSNILNILGSSFKRMDEFRESQKERIQEALDMGELTTGRGLNQEFGLSRACDTRWGSHFKSFNNFILMFGSILDVLELLVLDAHSTDERAKAMGYLRACQTFEVAFMLHLMRDILAITNELNKCLQKKEQDIANAMLLVEVAKKRLQKLRKEE, encoded by the coding sequence ATGACTTCTCCAATAATTCAGAAAGACATTGTAACTGCATGTAAGATAGAAACAACTAAAGCTATAGTTGAGGAACTAAATGGTGATTACTTTGCCTTGCTAGTTGATGAATCTTTTGATACGTCCCGCAAAGAGCAAATGGCGATTGTCTTACGGTATGTTGATAGAATGGGATTTGTGATGGAGCGACTTATTGATGTAGTTCATGTTCAAAATACTTGTGCTTCATCTTTGAAGAGTGCAATTGTTAATTTACTTGATCAACACTCCTTAAGTCTATCATATGTGCGTGGACAATGTTATGATGGGGCAAGCAATATGCAAGGTGAGATTAATGGTCTTAAAATGTTGATTAAGAGAGAAAGTAGATCGGCTCATTCCATTCATTGTTTTGCTCATCAACTCCAACTTACCCTTGTTGCGGTTTCTAAGAAATGTCTTCAAGTGGGGGAACTTGTAGTATTGGTTTCCAATATTTTGAATATATTAGGATCTTCGTTTAAGCGTATGGATGAATTTCGAGAATCTCAAAAGGAAAGAATTCAAGAGGCATTAGATATGGGTGAGCTTACAACTGGTCGGGGCTTGAATCAAGAATTTGGTCTTTCAAGAGCATGTGATACTCGTTGGGGATCTCACTTTAAATCTTTTAATAATTTTATTCTGATGTTTGGCTCTATTCTCGATGTTCTTGAATTGCTTGTTCTTGATGCACATTCTACAGATGAAAGAGCCAAGGCAATGGGATATCTCAGGGCTTGTCAAACATTTGAGGTTGCATTCATGTTACATTTGATGAGAGATATTTTAGCAATCACAAATGAGCTCAATAAATGCTTACAAAAAAAAGAGCAAGACATTGCAAACGCCATGCTACTTGTTGAAGTAGCAAAGAAAAGGTTGCAAAAGTTAAGGAAAGAGGAATGA
- the LOC104246290 gene encoding uncharacterized protein: MAELYPDDFDEFSMGALENQLASYIIDVRDVDERFSDLHGLCDLSKRLVQTKKHSNYPLVFRLVKLVLLLPVATASVERAFSAMKFIKNDLRSRMNDEFFSGCLVPYVEKIVFDSISNDAIIKTFQDMKPRRVQL; encoded by the coding sequence ATGGCTGAGTTATATCCTGATGACTTTGATGAATTTAGTATGGGTGCTCTTGAGAATCAACTTGCAAGTTATATTATTGATGTTCGTGATGTTGATGAAAGATTCTCCGATCTACATGGACTTTGTGATCTTTCAAAAAGATTAGTTCAGACAAAGAAGCATTCAAATTATCCTCTTGTATTTCGCTTAGTGAAACTTGTTTTGCTTTTGCCCGTTGCTACCGCATCCGTTGAAAGAGCTTTTTCGGCGATGAAGTTTATCAAGAATGACTTACGAAGTCGAATGAATGATGAGTTCTTTAGCGGTTGTTTGGTGCCTTATGTAGAAAAAATTGTGTTTGATAGTATTTCTAATGATGCTATTATTAAAACATTTCAAGATATGAAACCCCGTCGAGTGCAGTTGTAA